The Candidatus Dependentiae bacterium genome includes a window with the following:
- a CDS encoding TIGR00730 family Rossman fold protein yields MLDGLKRFLYTYGLLLRGSLRTTIQVIYGVWKISKLPQPIVTVFGGSRLAQDTIYARQAHLLAHKLIEHELSVITGGGPGIMQAATCGVRAETSKARTLGVLVRGLSDAEPGNACLMDDYITTDYFFARKYLLINYSVAFAVFPGGFGTMEELTEILTLMETKNLSVAPIVLIGTEYWKPFVAWLKDYSLKEKLITQEELNFIRMTDDLDEALKFLQHASHENTDLLKKKKRIREK; encoded by the coding sequence ATGCTGGATGGGCTTAAACGATTTTTGTATACCTATGGCCTCTTGCTGAGAGGATCGCTTCGAACAACGATTCAAGTTATTTACGGAGTTTGGAAAATATCAAAGTTACCACAACCAATAGTCACAGTTTTTGGGGGATCTCGCCTTGCGCAAGATACCATTTATGCGCGCCAAGCGCATCTTTTAGCACATAAATTAATCGAACATGAATTATCGGTTATTACAGGAGGCGGCCCTGGTATTATGCAGGCAGCAACTTGCGGAGTTCGAGCCGAAACTTCAAAGGCGAGAACGCTTGGAGTGCTAGTACGAGGATTATCGGATGCTGAGCCAGGGAATGCATGTTTAATGGATGATTATATTACCACTGATTATTTTTTTGCGCGTAAATATTTACTAATTAATTACTCGGTTGCATTTGCCGTTTTTCCGGGCGGATTTGGGACGATGGAAGAATTAACTGAAATATTAACCTTAATGGAAACAAAAAATTTATCAGTTGCTCCGATTGTTTTGATTGGTACCGAATACTGGAAACCGTTTGTGGCTTGGCTTAAAGACTATAGTTTAAAAGAAAAATTGATTACGCAAGAAGAGCTTAATTTTATTAGAATGACCGATGATCTGGACGAGGCGCTTAAGTTTCTACAGCATGCGAGTCATGAGAACACAGATTTGCTGAAAAAAAAGAAGAGAATTCGTGAAAAATAA
- a CDS encoding FAD/NAD(P)-binding protein — protein MKKLIKIALLNSFFFITTLSYGDFQPLWTIVGAGPAGLAVLGLLMDLGVDPDKIAWIDPEFDVGRLGQYYYTVPGNATTKMYIDYLSACNTFQQCAPEALDELKKLELTAAYPLHVIIDPLRKITECLKTKVHAIHDKIKSLHFDNETWHVATENNHFDSHYVVLATGSHPKEFDYPVAHKIPLDLALNKSFLAQHVRSTDTIAVVGSAHSAMLILKFLSELPVGRIVNFYKNPLVYVIDHGTWAQHQQAGLKGTTAEWAKNVLEKNPPANLVRIFNTPESLEAWLPICNKIIYAVGYEPNQLPPINGKTELIYDDVSGIIAPRLFGIGIAFPEKYSYPDGSTEYRVGLRFFMEYAQRVVPEWMTKKAALNRFASFESLFMIDVL, from the coding sequence ATGAAGAAGCTGATAAAAATCGCGCTGTTAAATTCGTTTTTTTTTATAACCACTTTATCTTATGGAGATTTTCAACCTCTGTGGACTATTGTTGGTGCAGGGCCAGCGGGCCTAGCAGTGCTGGGGTTGCTTATGGATCTGGGAGTTGATCCTGATAAAATTGCTTGGATCGATCCTGAATTTGATGTTGGTCGGCTCGGCCAGTATTATTACACGGTGCCTGGAAACGCGACCACAAAAATGTACATCGATTATTTGAGCGCATGCAATACATTTCAGCAGTGCGCGCCAGAAGCACTTGATGAATTGAAAAAGCTTGAGCTGACGGCCGCATATCCGCTGCATGTGATTATCGATCCTCTCAGAAAAATTACCGAATGTTTAAAAACAAAAGTTCATGCAATTCATGACAAAATTAAATCGCTTCATTTTGATAATGAAACATGGCATGTAGCGACAGAAAATAATCATTTTGACTCGCATTATGTAGTGCTTGCTACCGGTTCGCATCCGAAGGAATTTGATTATCCAGTTGCGCATAAAATTCCTTTAGATCTTGCACTTAATAAATCTTTTTTGGCGCAGCATGTACGAAGTACCGATACGATTGCGGTAGTAGGAAGTGCTCATTCTGCAATGCTCATTTTAAAATTTCTTTCTGAGTTGCCGGTTGGCAGAATTGTGAATTTTTATAAGAATCCGCTCGTCTATGTTATTGATCATGGTACGTGGGCGCAGCACCAACAAGCGGGATTGAAAGGTACAACTGCAGAGTGGGCAAAAAATGTGCTCGAAAAGAATCCACCTGCAAATTTAGTCAGAATTTTTAATACGCCGGAATCTCTGGAAGCTTGGTTGCCGATATGCAATAAAATTATTTACGCTGTTGGTTATGAGCCGAATCAATTACCCCCAATCAATGGTAAAACAGAACTCATCTATGATGATGTCTCCGGAATCATAGCGCCTCGCTTATTTGGAATAGGGATCGCATTTCCTGAAAAATATTCGTATCCAGATGGAAGTACGGAATATCGAGTTGGGCTACGTTTCTTTATGGAATACGCGCAACGCGTTGTTCCAGAATGGATGACGAAAAAAGCGGCTCTAAATAGATTCGCTTCGTTTGAATCGCTCTTCATGATCGATGTGCTTTAA
- a CDS encoding TVP38/TMEM64 family protein yields MIISKQKKITLFLILFLMSFAIYYAQHSSYLSFACFNEGKEELLIQVQNSQTKASLIYILLYIIVAMLTPSAAMFALAGGFLFGVLKATSFIIISATISGSIAFVATRYLLGRQMQNSYSVQLKKFNDELKKYGSYYLLMVRIIPIFPFFLINIIAGLTKIPFSTFVWTTAIGIIPGTVIYTFAGRQLCTINSPRDILSPHLFAALLCLGLLTLIPVLLKKRKNLQ; encoded by the coding sequence ATGATCATTTCAAAACAAAAAAAAATCACTCTTTTTCTTATTCTCTTTTTGATGAGCTTTGCAATCTACTACGCACAACATTCATCATATTTAAGCTTTGCATGCTTTAATGAAGGTAAAGAAGAACTGCTTATTCAAGTGCAAAATAGCCAAACCAAAGCAAGCCTCATCTATATCTTGCTTTATATTATTGTTGCGATGCTCACCCCGAGCGCTGCCATGTTTGCTCTTGCTGGCGGTTTTTTATTTGGAGTCCTAAAAGCGACATCCTTTATTATTATCAGTGCAACAATAAGTGGGTCGATCGCCTTTGTTGCAACACGCTATTTATTGGGGCGTCAGATGCAAAACAGCTATTCTGTTCAACTAAAAAAATTTAACGATGAACTAAAGAAATACGGGAGTTATTATCTTCTGATGGTGCGCATTATACCTATTTTTCCATTTTTTTTGATTAATATCATTGCTGGGCTTACGAAGATTCCCTTCAGCACTTTTGTGTGGACTACTGCCATTGGCATTATTCCGGGAACCGTTATTTACACTTTTGCAGGCCGCCAATTATGCACTATCAATTCACCCCGAGATATTTTATCCCCGCATCTTTTTGCAGCGCTGCTTTGCCTGGGTCTACTCACCCTGATTCCAGTTCTGCTCAAAAAGCGAAAAAATTTGCAGTAG